A portion of the Suricata suricatta isolate VVHF042 chromosome 11, meerkat_22Aug2017_6uvM2_HiC, whole genome shotgun sequence genome contains these proteins:
- the MS4A10 gene encoding membrane-spanning 4-domains subfamily A member 10 codes for MIPRPEEKGLPPQQAPSPALPAQGSLPQQLSPPGFLPPAWRQEPRKRSSLLKELGAFHVVIALLHVFFGSYLVSAVESLHLVVLKSWYPFWGAASFLVSGILVITVEMVSKTYLKTLCLTAHGISFFCVPAGLFVIAKDLFMESPFDFPIWTPYPNSTIHIQRLELALLCFTFLEFFLLISTAIAVRRDGRRSAEEDDLSLVPDTVLGFRGPPMSPPPSYEDVTLGNM; via the exons GCTCCCGCCACAgcaggcccccagcccagccctgccggCCCAGGGATCCCTGCCCCAGCAGCTGAGCCCGCCGGGCTTCCTGCCTCCCGCCTGGCGCCAGGAGCCCAGGAAGAGGAGCAGCCTTCTCAAGGAGCTGGGC gccTTCCATGTTGTCATTGCCCTGCTGCACGTGTTCTTTGGGAGCTACCTGGTCTCTGCCGTGGAGAGTCTTCATCTGGTGGTGCTCAAGTCTTGGTACCCATTCTGGGGGGCTGCCTCT TTCCTTGTTTCAGGAATCCTGGTGATAACCGTGGAGATGGTTTCGAAGACTTATCTG AAGACACTTTGCCTGACAGCCCACGGCATCAGCTTCTTCTGCGTGCCAGCAGGCCTCTTTGTCATCGCCAAAGATCTCTTTATGGAGAGTCCATTTGATTTCCCCATCTGGACACCATACCCCAACAGCACA atcCACATCCAGAGACTGGAGCTAGCTCTGCTCTGTTTCACCTTCCTGGAGTTCTTCCTGCTCATCTCCACGGCCATTGCAGTCCGCAGAGATGGCCGCCGGTCTGCAGAG GAAGATGACTTGTCCCTTGTTCCGGACACAGTATTGGGGTTCAGGGGGCCACCCATGAGTCCTCCGCCATCCTATGAGGACGTGACTCTGGGCAACATGTAA